In Vibrio diazotrophicus, the following proteins share a genomic window:
- the cysQ gene encoding 3'(2'),5'-bisphosphate nucleotidase CysQ, which translates to MPTAKDLSHLLPDVIEIARSAGQLILDIYEKKSYQAFTKKDETPVTSADLAAHKLVMERLKELTPDIPILSEEDADISLQTRETWQRYWLVDPLDGTQEFIARSGDFATIIALVEHNKPVMGVVYGPVSGVTYYAYAGKGAWKIPDMSESLRIRTHTHELPNQSIAIAISRRQDINRITSKLSSAWNYDLVPLGSAALKACLVAEGAVDCYLRLGPTGEWDTAATQCIVEEAGGRILNTNLKPLSYNERETLENPNFIVLGDADLPWDKILKC; encoded by the coding sequence ATGCCAACAGCCAAAGATCTCTCTCATCTATTACCAGACGTCATCGAAATTGCTCGCTCTGCCGGTCAACTGATCCTCGATATCTACGAGAAAAAATCTTACCAAGCCTTTACGAAGAAAGACGAAACCCCTGTCACCAGCGCAGACCTAGCTGCACACAAACTGGTGATGGAACGTTTGAAAGAGTTAACACCGGATATTCCAATTCTCTCTGAAGAAGACGCAGATATCAGTTTGCAAACTCGTGAGACTTGGCAGAGATACTGGCTGGTAGATCCGTTAGATGGTACTCAAGAGTTCATCGCTCGCAGCGGCGATTTCGCTACGATTATTGCTTTAGTTGAACACAACAAACCAGTGATGGGGGTGGTCTATGGCCCAGTGTCAGGCGTGACTTATTACGCTTATGCTGGCAAAGGGGCATGGAAAATTCCTGATATGTCTGAAAGCCTGCGCATCCGTACTCACACCCATGAACTGCCTAACCAGTCGATTGCGATTGCGATTAGTCGTCGCCAGGACATCAACCGCATCACCAGCAAACTCAGCAGTGCTTGGAACTATGATTTAGTACCTTTGGGTTCTGCCGCGCTAAAAGCGTGCTTAGTGGCGGAAGGCGCGGTGGACTGTTACTTACGCTTGGGTCCAACCGGTGAGTGGGATACCGCAGCGACACAATGTATTGTTGAAGAAGCTGGCGGACGTATTTTAAATACCAACCTAAAACCGCTTTCATACAATGAGAGAGAAACCTTGGAGAATCCGAATTTCATCGTGTTAGGCGATGCGGACCTTCCTTGGGATAAAATATTGAAATGCTAA
- the nudE gene encoding ADP compounds hydrolase NudE — translation MSSKLPEILAKNVVAKSKLFSIEALDLRFSNGEQRTYERMKPSGRNAVMMVPVTEQGDLLLVREYCAGTERYELGFPKGLIDPGETAEAAANREMKEEVGVGAHKLTALKEVVLAPSYFSSKMTLFIAQDLYSEQLEGDEPEPLQVVRWPLAQAEELLTHIDFCEARSITALMLTLRYLQ, via the coding sequence ATGTCATCCAAATTACCGGAGATTCTCGCCAAGAACGTAGTGGCTAAGTCAAAGCTATTTTCTATCGAAGCACTCGATCTTCGTTTTTCAAATGGAGAACAACGCACTTACGAACGAATGAAGCCCAGCGGCCGGAATGCCGTGATGATGGTTCCTGTGACCGAGCAAGGTGACCTGTTATTAGTCCGCGAATACTGTGCCGGAACAGAGCGCTATGAATTAGGCTTTCCAAAAGGTCTGATTGATCCGGGAGAAACTGCCGAAGCAGCAGCAAACCGTGAAATGAAAGAAGAAGTTGGCGTCGGCGCACACAAACTTACCGCGTTAAAAGAAGTGGTACTGGCTCCCTCTTATTTTTCGAGCAAAATGACGCTCTTTATTGCACAAGATCTATACTCTGAACAATTGGAAGGTGATGAACCCGAGCCTCTTCAAGTGGTTCGCTGGCCTTTAGCCCAAGCTGAAGAGCTGCTTACTCATATAGATTTCTGTGAAGCTCGCAGTATCACCGCCCTGATGCTTACTCTGCGTTACTTACAATAA
- the nfuA gene encoding Fe-S biogenesis protein NfuA, with amino-acid sequence MNTITITESAQSHFAKLLSQQPEGTNIRVFVVNPGTQNAECGVSYCPPEAVEATDTEIPFNEFSAYVDELSLPFLEDALIDFVTDKMGSQLTLKAPNAKMRKVSDDASLIERVEYAIQTQVNPQLAGHGGHVSLVEITDEGVAIVAFGGGCNGCSMVDVTLKEGIEKELLAQFEGELTAVRDATEHDRGDHSYY; translated from the coding sequence ATTAACACTATAACTATCACTGAATCAGCTCAGTCTCACTTTGCAAAACTGCTTTCTCAGCAACCTGAAGGCACAAACATTCGTGTTTTTGTCGTAAACCCAGGAACACAAAACGCTGAATGTGGCGTTTCTTACTGCCCACCAGAAGCGGTTGAAGCTACAGATACTGAGATTCCATTTAACGAGTTCTCTGCTTATGTTGACGAGCTAAGCCTACCTTTCCTTGAAGATGCGCTGATTGATTTTGTTACCGACAAAATGGGATCACAGCTAACGCTGAAAGCACCAAACGCGAAAATGCGTAAAGTGTCTGACGATGCAAGTCTGATTGAGCGTGTTGAATATGCGATTCAAACTCAAGTGAACCCACAACTTGCAGGTCACGGCGGCCACGTTAGCCTAGTTGAAATCACCGATGAAGGCGTTGCAATTGTTGCCTTTGGTGGCGGCTGTAACGGCTGTTCAATGGTCGATGTCACCTTAAAAGAAGGTATTGAGAAAGAGCTACTGGCTCAGTTCGAAGGTGAACTTACTGCCGTTCGCGACGCAACAGAGCATGACCGTGGTGACCACTCATACTACTAA
- a CDS encoding ComF family protein, which yields MLSDWFQKATLLKFKSKTAHWLFPQCPICKLPLNNEDPYGVCSACEVWYASTPRCQRCGLATLTPVDMCGQCLSKPPPWHRLYCIGDYQFPLSNSIHQLKYQRQFWQAQPLAKRLSECIDTPAPVITSVPLHWQRYLRRGFNQSDLIAKHLAAYLGVKHQTKLFCRELNTQSQQGLSKAQRKRNLTKAFRLNAHPNSLHVGIVDDVVTTGSTVQHLCQLLLEVGVERIDIYCICRTPEPEDHK from the coding sequence ATGTTATCCGATTGGTTTCAAAAAGCTACGCTGTTGAAATTCAAGAGCAAGACCGCCCATTGGCTATTTCCGCAATGCCCCATTTGTAAGTTGCCATTAAATAACGAAGATCCTTACGGTGTGTGTTCTGCCTGTGAGGTTTGGTATGCCTCTACACCTCGCTGCCAACGTTGCGGTTTAGCGACGCTGACACCCGTAGACATGTGTGGTCAATGCCTTTCAAAACCACCACCTTGGCACAGATTGTATTGTATCGGTGATTATCAGTTCCCGTTAAGCAATAGTATCCATCAGCTCAAATATCAGCGTCAGTTCTGGCAAGCGCAACCGCTCGCGAAACGTCTCTCAGAATGTATTGATACTCCGGCTCCCGTGATAACCAGTGTCCCCTTGCATTGGCAGCGATATCTGCGCAGAGGGTTTAATCAAAGTGACCTGATTGCCAAACACTTGGCAGCATATCTGGGAGTTAAACATCAAACGAAACTGTTTTGCCGAGAACTCAACACCCAATCACAGCAGGGACTAAGCAAGGCTCAACGTAAACGTAATTTAACTAAAGCCTTTCGTCTCAACGCTCATCCCAACAGCCTTCATGTTGGAATCGTAGACGATGTTGTCACCACAGGGAGTACTGTGCAGCATTTATGTCAACTGCTACTTGAAGTGGGCGTCGAAAGGATTGATATTTACTGCATATGCCGCACTCCAGAGCCAGAAGATCATAAGTAA
- the bioH gene encoding pimeloyl-ACP methyl ester esterase BioH, with amino-acid sequence MTSELYWQVSGSGTDIVLVHGWGMNGAVWQQTVDVLETQFRVHVVDLPGYGHSANCHAENLEEIAQALMVQAPKSAIWIGWSLGGLVATHMALHHSDYVSKLVTVASSPKFAAEKPWRGIQPNVLAAFTDQLVEDFQLTIERFMALQAMGSPSARQDVKTLKQAVLSRPTPNPNALLAGLKMLADVDLREQLPHISVPMLRLYGRLDGLVPIKVAQDLQQVVPHSEQYIFTESSHAPFMTELDAFCQQLITFARS; translated from the coding sequence ATGACTTCAGAGTTGTACTGGCAAGTCAGTGGTAGTGGGACAGACATCGTATTAGTGCATGGCTGGGGAATGAATGGCGCAGTTTGGCAACAAACAGTAGATGTTCTTGAGACTCAGTTTCGTGTTCACGTTGTCGATCTACCGGGATATGGTCACAGTGCAAATTGTCATGCTGAAAACCTTGAAGAGATCGCTCAGGCTCTGATGGTTCAGGCACCTAAAAGTGCGATTTGGATTGGTTGGTCACTTGGTGGACTCGTCGCGACCCATATGGCGCTTCATCATAGCGATTACGTCAGCAAGCTGGTGACAGTTGCCTCTTCACCAAAGTTTGCAGCAGAAAAACCATGGCGAGGCATTCAACCCAATGTGCTTGCGGCATTTACGGATCAGTTGGTTGAAGATTTCCAACTCACCATTGAGCGCTTTATGGCTTTGCAGGCAATGGGTAGCCCTTCCGCAAGACAAGATGTAAAGACGCTGAAGCAAGCGGTGTTGTCTCGTCCTACTCCTAACCCTAACGCTTTGCTTGCAGGGCTCAAGATGCTGGCTGATGTCGATTTACGTGAACAACTGCCTCATATTTCTGTTCCTATGTTGCGCTTATACGGGCGTTTAGACGGTCTGGTACCAATTAAAGTCGCTCAAGACTTGCAGCAAGTTGTACCACACAGCGAACAATACATTTTCACCGAATCTTCCCACGCACCATTTATGACCGAACTGGATGCTTTCTGTCAGCAGTTGATCACATTTGCCCGTAGTTAA
- a CDS encoding Tex family protein produces MSKAICQLIANELNVRSEQVIAAVNLIDDGNTVPFIARYRKEVTGGLDDTQLRTLDSRLSYLRELEDRRQTILKSIQDQGKLTPELEKAISETDSKTRLEDLYLPYKPKRRTKGQIAIEAGLEPLADKLWNEPQTDPESEAARYIAVDKGIEDTKAALDGARAIIMERIAEDADLLEKIRRHLTRNAELVSRVVAGKEQEGEKFKDYFEHQEPVSKVPSHRALAMLRGRNEGFLTLTLNADPELEETARQSHCETIIAEHYGIHLSQAPADTWRKQVISWAWRIKVSMHMETELMGTMKERAEIEAINVFATNLKDLLMAAPAGPRATLGLDPGLRTGCKVAVVDSTGKVLATDTIYPHQPQNQYDRAMQTVSALVKKHNVDLIAIGNGTASRETDAFAAEMIKRDGLKVQKIMVSEAGASVYSASELAAKEFPNMDVSLRGAVSIARRLQDPLAELVKIDPKSIGVGQYQHDVSQSLLAKRLDAVVEDCVNAVGVDVNTASPALLTRVAGLSTVLAQNIVDYRDENGRFNARTDLKKVARLGPKAYEQCAGFLRIMNGKNPLDASAVHPEAYPVVKNIAEKNKQDIKALIGNSDFLSRLRAVDYTDENFGVPTVSDIIKELDKPGRDPRPEFKTATFADGVTKVSDLEPGMVLEGVVSNVANFGAFVDIGVHQDGLVHISALTDRYVSDPREVVKAGDIVKVKVMEVDVQRKRIALSMRLNDEPGQDSRPARSDNAQPRNDQPKGNQPRGNQPRGNNRSSQGNGSVRGRNESQGGGFNSAFADAFAKAKR; encoded by the coding sequence ATGAGCAAAGCTATCTGCCAATTGATTGCCAATGAGCTAAACGTTCGCTCAGAGCAAGTCATCGCAGCCGTCAACCTAATTGATGATGGCAACACAGTTCCTTTTATCGCTCGTTACCGTAAGGAAGTGACTGGTGGTCTGGATGATACCCAACTGCGTACTCTGGATAGTCGCCTCTCTTATTTGCGTGAACTTGAAGACCGCCGTCAAACCATTCTTAAATCGATTCAGGATCAGGGTAAACTGACACCTGAATTAGAGAAAGCCATTTCTGAAACCGACAGCAAAACCCGCCTTGAAGATCTGTATCTGCCATACAAACCAAAACGTCGAACCAAAGGTCAGATCGCGATCGAAGCAGGTTTAGAACCTTTAGCAGACAAGCTTTGGAATGAGCCACAGACAGACCCAGAATCTGAAGCTGCGCGCTATATTGCCGTAGATAAAGGTATCGAAGACACCAAAGCGGCTCTGGACGGTGCTCGCGCCATCATCATGGAACGTATTGCTGAAGATGCTGACTTGCTGGAGAAAATCCGCCGTCACTTGACTCGTAATGCTGAGCTGGTTTCTCGCGTGGTTGCAGGAAAAGAGCAAGAAGGTGAGAAATTCAAAGACTACTTTGAGCACCAAGAGCCTGTGAGCAAAGTGCCGTCTCACCGCGCGTTGGCAATGCTTCGAGGACGTAACGAAGGTTTCTTAACTCTGACTCTAAATGCAGATCCAGAGCTTGAAGAAACCGCACGTCAGTCTCATTGTGAAACCATTATTGCGGAACATTACGGCATTCATTTGAGCCAAGCACCAGCAGACACATGGCGCAAGCAAGTCATTAGCTGGGCATGGCGTATCAAGGTTTCTATGCATATGGAAACCGAGCTAATGGGCACAATGAAAGAGCGTGCTGAGATCGAAGCAATCAACGTCTTCGCAACTAACCTGAAAGACCTGCTCATGGCGGCACCTGCTGGCCCTCGCGCTACCTTAGGTTTAGACCCGGGTTTACGAACTGGCTGTAAAGTGGCGGTGGTTGATTCAACCGGTAAAGTGCTTGCGACCGATACCATTTACCCGCACCAACCGCAAAACCAATATGACCGTGCAATGCAGACTGTGTCGGCATTAGTCAAAAAACATAACGTAGATTTGATTGCGATTGGTAACGGTACTGCTTCTCGTGAAACCGATGCCTTTGCGGCTGAGATGATCAAACGTGATGGTCTGAAAGTGCAAAAAATCATGGTCAGCGAAGCGGGCGCTTCGGTTTATTCTGCCTCTGAGTTAGCAGCAAAAGAATTTCCGAATATGGATGTGTCTTTGCGCGGTGCAGTATCAATTGCTCGTCGTCTACAAGACCCTCTGGCTGAGTTGGTGAAAATTGATCCGAAATCAATCGGTGTCGGTCAATATCAGCACGATGTGAGCCAATCTCTATTGGCAAAACGTCTGGACGCGGTTGTTGAAGACTGTGTAAACGCCGTCGGCGTAGATGTGAATACCGCTTCTCCAGCTCTGTTAACTCGTGTTGCTGGCCTTTCAACTGTGCTAGCGCAGAACATTGTCGACTACCGTGATGAAAATGGTCGTTTCAATGCCCGTACTGATCTTAAGAAGGTCGCACGTTTAGGACCTAAAGCTTATGAGCAGTGTGCTGGCTTCTTGCGCATTATGAATGGCAAGAACCCGCTTGATGCATCAGCAGTGCACCCTGAAGCCTATCCTGTGGTGAAAAACATTGCTGAAAAAAACAAGCAAGACATTAAAGCTTTGATTGGTAACAGTGATTTCCTCAGTCGTTTACGTGCCGTGGATTACACCGATGAAAACTTTGGTGTGCCAACCGTTAGCGACATCATTAAAGAGCTTGATAAGCCGGGACGCGACCCTCGTCCTGAGTTTAAAACAGCCACTTTTGCTGATGGTGTTACCAAAGTTTCTGATCTTGAACCGGGTATGGTGCTGGAAGGCGTCGTGTCTAACGTGGCGAACTTTGGTGCCTTTGTGGACATTGGTGTTCACCAAGATGGCTTAGTGCATATCTCTGCGCTGACCGATCGTTATGTATCCGATCCACGTGAAGTGGTGAAAGCTGGCGATATCGTTAAAGTCAAAGTGATGGAAGTAGATGTCCAGCGTAAACGTATCGCGCTTTCTATGCGCCTGAACGATGAACCGGGTCAAGACAGTCGTCCAGCTCGATCTGACAACGCTCAGCCAAGGAACGATCAACCTAAGGGGAATCAACCTAGAGGCAATCAACCACGCGGAAACAACCGTTCTTCCCAAGGGAATGGATCTGTTCGTGGTCGTAATGAATCTCAAGGTGGTGGATTTAATAGCGCCTTTGCAGACGCTTTTGCTAAAGCGAAGCGCTAA
- the greB gene encoding transcription elongation factor GreB has product MKTNLITREGFDRLKKELDTLWREERPEVTKKVTWAASLGDRSENADYQYNKKRLREIDRRVRYLRKRLEQVKVVDYSPQQEGKVFFGAWVEIENENGDSKAFRIVGPDEIYGDAKGYISIDSPMARALLKKEVDDEFVVHTPEGPKEWFVNSIRYQD; this is encoded by the coding sequence ATGAAGACAAACCTTATTACACGTGAAGGCTTTGATCGTCTAAAAAAAGAACTGGATACATTATGGCGCGAAGAACGCCCTGAAGTAACAAAAAAAGTGACTTGGGCAGCCAGCCTAGGTGACCGCAGCGAGAACGCTGACTACCAGTACAACAAGAAACGATTGCGTGAAATAGACCGTCGTGTTCGATACCTGCGCAAACGTCTTGAGCAGGTGAAAGTCGTCGACTACTCACCTCAACAGGAAGGCAAAGTGTTCTTTGGCGCTTGGGTAGAGATTGAAAATGAGAATGGCGATTCAAAAGCATTTCGTATAGTCGGTCCTGATGAAATCTACGGCGATGCGAAAGGTTATATTTCCATTGATTCGCCTATGGCTCGTGCACTGCTGAAAAAAGAGGTGGACGATGAGTTTGTTGTTCACACACCTGAAGGACCGAAAGAGTGGTTTGTAAACTCTATTCGCTACCAAGATTAA
- the ompR gene encoding two-component system response regulator OmpR: MQENFKVLVVDDDARLRALLERYLSEQGFQVRSVANSEQMDRLLTRETFHIMVLDLMLPGEDGLSICRRLRNSNNMIPILMLTAKGDEIDRIVGLEIGADDYLTKPFNPRELLARLKAVLRRQTIEAPGAPSSEESLVEFGEFRLNLGTREMFRGEEPMPLTSGEFAVLKALVMNAREPLSRDKLMNMARGREYSAMERSIDVQISRLRRMLEVDPSKPRYIQTVWGLGYVFVPDGKLN, translated from the coding sequence ATGCAAGAAAACTTTAAAGTCTTAGTGGTCGATGACGATGCACGTCTGCGTGCGCTGTTGGAACGTTACTTATCTGAGCAAGGCTTCCAAGTTAGAAGTGTTGCGAACAGTGAGCAAATGGACCGCCTATTAACTCGTGAAACCTTCCATATCATGGTGCTGGATCTGATGTTGCCTGGGGAAGACGGATTATCTATCTGTCGTCGTCTGCGCAATTCAAACAATATGATTCCTATTCTGATGCTGACTGCAAAAGGCGATGAGATCGACCGTATCGTTGGTTTAGAAATTGGTGCGGATGATTACCTGACCAAGCCTTTTAACCCGCGTGAGCTATTAGCGCGCCTTAAAGCGGTATTGCGTCGTCAGACTATTGAAGCGCCGGGAGCGCCAAGCTCTGAAGAGTCGTTGGTCGAGTTCGGTGAATTCCGTCTGAACCTAGGTACCCGTGAAATGTTCCGTGGTGAAGAGCCAATGCCTTTGACCTCAGGTGAATTCGCCGTACTGAAAGCGCTGGTAATGAATGCGCGTGAGCCGTTATCTCGTGATAAGTTGATGAACATGGCTCGTGGTCGTGAATATTCAGCAATGGAACGCTCAATTGACGTACAAATTTCACGTTTACGACGTATGCTGGAAGTTGACCCAAGCAAACCACGCTACATTCAGACTGTGTGGGGCTTAGGTTATGTATTCGTTCCCGACGGTAAATTAAACTAA
- the envZ gene encoding two-component system sensor histidine kinase EnvZ: MRIRSSFTQSILLFLSLLIASQVYSYYAVFNYALMPSLKQFNKILSHEINLMLDDTVNQDTGVPMDALLRRRVLEQLGVTIHPEDSPIASEFEHAVSIDLMSEDMSLELGSPTEVRMMSGAESYVLWMKIEAIPGQLLRIPLSELREKDFSPLFRNSIIMALMIIFGGWLFIRMQNRPLIALEKVAQAVGRGEVPPPLPERGASEIRSVTRAFNQMSKGIQALEEDRALLMAGISHDLRTPLTRIRLATEMMSPEDSYLAEGIISDTEECNEIISQFMDYLKPVNKQTFEVVNVNDIAQDVASSEGGYEVQIEVELHKGKANAFGNPIAIKRAVSNLVVNAVRYGNGWVRVSSGVTADNSMVWVCVEDNGPGIEPSQVNKVFEPFTRGDTARGSEGTGLGLAIVKRIISQHRGSVVVSNRSEGGLRAQISFPTK; encoded by the coding sequence ATGCGTATTCGTAGCTCGTTTACTCAATCCATTCTTCTCTTTTTAAGCCTGCTCATTGCCAGTCAGGTTTACTCGTATTACGCCGTTTTTAATTACGCGCTGATGCCAAGCTTAAAGCAGTTCAACAAAATCCTCAGTCATGAAATCAACCTGATGCTTGATGATACGGTCAATCAAGATACGGGCGTGCCGATGGATGCACTTTTACGTCGTCGTGTTCTCGAACAACTTGGGGTGACCATTCATCCTGAAGACAGCCCAATTGCCAGTGAATTTGAGCATGCAGTTAGTATTGATCTAATGAGCGAAGATATGAGTCTGGAACTGGGTTCGCCCACGGAAGTTCGTATGATGTCTGGTGCAGAAAGTTATGTTTTGTGGATGAAAATCGAGGCGATACCGGGACAATTACTTCGAATTCCTTTATCTGAGTTACGTGAAAAAGATTTTTCTCCTCTATTCCGTAACAGCATTATCATGGCATTAATGATTATTTTTGGCGGCTGGTTGTTTATCCGGATGCAGAACAGGCCGCTAATCGCTTTGGAAAAAGTGGCACAAGCTGTTGGCCGCGGGGAGGTTCCGCCGCCATTGCCTGAAAGAGGCGCTTCTGAAATTCGCTCAGTAACGAGAGCATTCAATCAGATGTCAAAAGGCATTCAGGCTTTGGAAGAAGATAGAGCCTTGTTGATGGCGGGTATCAGTCACGACTTGCGTACACCGCTCACTCGTATTCGTCTTGCCACAGAAATGATGTCACCGGAAGACAGCTATCTGGCAGAAGGGATCATCAGTGACACTGAAGAGTGCAATGAGATTATCAGCCAGTTTATGGATTATTTAAAGCCAGTGAATAAGCAGACCTTCGAAGTCGTCAACGTGAATGATATTGCGCAGGACGTGGCAAGCTCTGAAGGGGGATACGAAGTTCAAATCGAAGTCGAACTGCACAAAGGCAAAGCGAATGCGTTTGGTAACCCCATCGCGATTAAGCGTGCGGTCAGTAACTTGGTGGTGAATGCCGTTCGTTACGGTAACGGCTGGGTGAGAGTCAGCTCTGGCGTGACTGCGGACAACAGTATGGTTTGGGTGTGTGTTGAGGATAACGGCCCCGGTATTGAACCAAGTCAGGTGAATAAGGTGTTTGAACCATTTACTCGTGGTGATACGGCTAGGGGCAGTGAAGGCACAGGTCTGGGGTTAGCCATTGTTAAGCGTATTATCAGTCAGCACAGAGGCTCTGTGGTGGTGAGTAATCGCAGCGAAGGCGGCTTACGTGCTCAGATTAGTTTTCCAACTAAATAG
- a CDS encoding uracil-xanthine permease family protein: MTTENAARKSDLVYQLNDRPPLPHTLFAALQHLLAMFVAVITPSLIICQSLGVPAAETNTIISMSLFASGVSSFIQIRTIGPIGSGLLSIQGTSFNFLGPIIGAGLALKAGGADIQTMMAAIFGTILVASSAEILLSRVLEFAQRVITPLVSGIVVTLIGLTLIQVGLVSMGGGYAAMGDGTFGSLDKLALAGTVLAIIVLLNRARNPYIRVASIVIAMVVGLALAYFMGMVDTSKMSDTALIALPVPMQYGLSFDWSLFIPLVLIFLITALEAIGDITATSEVSGEPVKGPVYMKRIKGGVLADGLNSALAAVFNSFPNSTFSQNNGVILLTGVASRYVGYFIAGMLVLLGLFPGVASFVQLIPEPVLGGATIVMFGTIAAAGIRIIARVDLDRRAILIMALSFSMGLGIAQKPEILQFMPDFVKSIFSTGVAAGGITAILLNLLLPETKPARKEQPEQELEQALDS; this comes from the coding sequence ATGACAACCGAAAACGCGGCTCGTAAGTCCGATCTTGTCTATCAACTCAATGACAGACCACCTTTGCCACACACTTTATTCGCTGCTCTTCAGCACCTGCTAGCTATGTTTGTAGCTGTTATCACGCCATCCCTTATTATTTGCCAAAGTTTAGGCGTACCAGCAGCAGAAACAAACACCATCATCAGCATGTCACTGTTTGCCTCAGGTGTGTCTTCTTTCATTCAAATTCGAACCATTGGTCCTATCGGCTCTGGCTTGCTGTCGATTCAAGGCACCAGCTTTAACTTCTTAGGTCCAATCATTGGTGCTGGCTTAGCGCTTAAAGCTGGCGGCGCAGATATTCAAACTATGATGGCCGCTATTTTCGGTACTATCCTTGTTGCTTCCTCTGCTGAAATTCTGCTTTCTCGTGTATTGGAATTCGCTCAGCGCGTTATCACTCCGCTGGTATCAGGCATTGTGGTGACATTGATCGGTTTGACTCTGATTCAAGTAGGCTTAGTCTCTATGGGTGGTGGTTACGCAGCGATGGGTGACGGCACTTTTGGCAGCCTAGATAAACTTGCCCTTGCGGGAACCGTTCTTGCCATCATCGTTCTGCTTAACCGCGCTCGCAACCCATACATTCGCGTAGCGTCTATTGTGATTGCGATGGTTGTTGGCCTCGCCTTGGCTTATTTCATGGGTATGGTTGATACCAGCAAAATGAGTGACACAGCGCTTATCGCTCTGCCTGTACCAATGCAATATGGCTTAAGTTTCGACTGGTCGCTGTTTATTCCATTGGTGCTGATTTTCCTAATCACGGCATTGGAAGCGATCGGAGATATTACTGCTACATCTGAAGTTTCTGGTGAACCAGTGAAAGGTCCGGTTTACATGAAGCGTATCAAAGGTGGTGTATTGGCAGATGGTCTCAACTCTGCACTTGCTGCGGTATTCAACAGCTTTCCGAACTCAACCTTTAGTCAGAACAATGGTGTGATTCTACTGACTGGCGTTGCTAGCCGTTATGTCGGTTACTTTATCGCTGGTATGTTAGTGCTGCTAGGTTTGTTCCCAGGAGTGGCTAGCTTTGTACAGCTGATTCCAGAACCGGTATTAGGCGGAGCGACCATCGTAATGTTCGGGACTATCGCCGCAGCGGGTATTCGCATCATCGCTCGTGTGGATTTAGATCGCCGAGCCATTCTGATCATGGCTCTGTCATTTTCTATGGGTCTTGGCATTGCTCAGAAACCAGAAATTCTGCAGTTCATGCCTGACTTTGTGAAAAGCATTTTCTCAACAGGTGTCGCCGCTGGCGGTATCACAGCAATTTTGTTGAACCTTCTGCTACCAGAAACGAAACCAGCAAGAAAAGAACAGCCAGAACAAGAGCTTGAACAAGCTTTAGATTCGTAA